From the Macaca nemestrina isolate mMacNem1 chromosome 18, mMacNem.hap1, whole genome shotgun sequence genome, the window GTGAAAGGGGAAAGGGCCCAATGGTGGGTTTGTttttgtgggttgtttttttgttttttgttttttgagttctCACAGGGCTCCTGACCTGCCCCTGCCAAGCAGGCCAACAGACAAGCTTTCTCTAATTGACCCAGgcaagagaggggagggattggAGGAGAAAGATGGGATAGGCAGGCCCGGGAAAGGTCACCTACCTGCCTGCTCTGGCCAGTCTTTAAAGCTCCAGGGGTTCTGGCCCAGTGCAGCCCACAGGCCCCCAGCAGCCCATGCACTCCAGACTCTGACCACAAGGCCAGTCTGGAGTGATGTGTGTGGGCAGAGTGAAGGGGCAGGAGGGGAGCAGAGCATGGATACATAGAACAAGAAAGAACAAGGACACTGCAGTCCCCTTGCCCTGGGAGCCAGCTAGCTTCAGCAGCTTCCTTTCTGGAGCCCCAGGAGAACCAGCTCTGAGGTGGGAAGCTCCTGCCCTGAGTCTGGGGCTCTTGCCCCCTCATGCTTCTGGTGACATGGGACACAAGCCACCTGAGGCCAGGATCCCTGCCTGCCACCCTCTGGGTTGCCCTCAGTCCTCTGAACATAGAGTCCCTGAAAGGCAACAGACCCTCCAGCTATGGCCCCACTGGGAGGGAGTCAACgccccttcctctccccacccttTTCACTGCCCTGGGTCTCCAGCCACTGAGAAAAGAGCTCTGTAGCAGCAGGGACTGGGCCAAGACCTCTTGACCCCAGAGTGAAGGATGATAAGAGTGGCTGAGAGTCCACGGCCCAGAGGCTCCGGTGGTCTAGGCTGGGAGAAGGGGGTGCCTGTCCTGGCCTGGGGCTCTCTGAGCAGCCCTCCTGTCTGCCTGCCATACAGCCCCAGGATGACTACTCGGTCCTGTTTGAAGACACCTCCTATGCAGACGGCTATTCCCCTCCCCTCAATGTGGCTCAGAGGTACGTGGTGGCTTGTAAGGAGCCCAAGAAAAAGTGACGCTGCCCGGCGGACTCACCATCCCCCAACGACACAGGGCAGGACAGCAGAGGATGTGCTGGGATTAAACAGACATTCCTCCTCCACTCATCTCCTGGGTTTTACTTCTCCAGACCCTCTCCCCTCTCCAAATAGGGCAAGTTGGGGAGCTGGAGTGAGAAGGTGGCCGTATTTGGCCCCAGTGGGCGATCACTCTTTCAGCTCAGTGTTTCTCTTGGCTTGAAATGGAGACTCTGCATTGAACACAAATCATACTTTATTCTTGAGCCGCTTGGTCAGGCTTGATTCGCACACTCCCTCAGCAGTGACCCCGGGAGCCCCTCTCACAGCTCAGAgcggaagctgaggctgcagcctGCCATCTTCTCCGCATAGTCCACATCGAAGCGCTCATTCTGCGCCACGGTGAAGGTGGTTTTCCAGTCCCCAGTCATTCctggaggaggaaggcagggagcaAAGCTGGAGTCTCATCCCAGGGGAGGCCCCGAGTGCCTATGGGGAGGCTCCAGCCGCTGCTCCCACCTGCCCCAAACCCCCGTGCTGGCCGGCACCCACCTTTCCTCATGAAGGGGGAGATGCTGTGGTCCATGAGCTCCTGGGGGATGGTGGTGTAGTTGGCCATAGGGTTCTTCTTCATCTCCTTGAATGACGTGTGTTGAACCATGAGGTCTACGGTCTCCTCTGGCAGGGAGCGCCCCACGAACTCCAGGATCTTCCAAATCTCCCTTTTGGGGTTCTGAGGAGCAGAGGCTCCTCAGTGGAGGCTAGGTTTGCTGattcaggaaaataaaagggGTCCCCTTCTCTAACATCAGAGGGGAACTGGCCACTTCCACTAGAAAACCCACAGAGCCAGCTTCTCGATCCCTGGGGCCCCAGTCCCTGGAATAAAATGAATTGCTCTCTGCCCTGTGATCCCATCATGAGCTGGGCTTGGCTCCTATGGGTGAGGACCGGGATGGTCTTCTTCCGTGACTGTGGCCCTGGGTGGCACACCCTTTGGTGGGGATAATCAATAGGACTAAGTATCTAATCCGTGGCCCCTCATGCAGCTGACTCAGCTGCAGGAGATGAGAGCTGTGTGGGACCTGCTGCCAGGTGGGGCTGTAGCGGGGAGGCCTGGGCCAGGGAGGAGGATGGGGAATCCGGATCTGCAGTGGGGGCCACCAAGGAAAGGGGCTGGGCGGCCTTGACGGGTCCCTGTGAGGTGCCTGCCCCCAGGGGTCACATGAGGGGAAGCATCACAGGTGGTCTCACCTCCTTCATGTCTTCATAGAAGAGGTAGAGAACAGGGTGGGTGTGGCTCAGCTCCCACCACTCCTGCACGTGCTGGTACCAGGACCCATAGGACACTGGAGAAGTGGGCAGGGGGCAGCGACACAGGGTTACTGTGCGTTGTAGCCACCACCTCTCGGCTCCACACCCTCCTTCCTCCCGTCACACCCACCTTCTCCGGCCATGAACTTCTCCAGGAAGCTGTCCCAGGTCCCAGGCTCGGGGTGCACCTTGGCCATGTGGTAGAAGTGGTAGTAGGAGACTGCCACATCCTTTGCGTTGCGGGCAACATAGACCACCTGCGGGGACAGAAGACTCGACCCCAGCACCATCACCACACAGCCCGCCACAGGCCAGCTCATCTCTTGGTTTGGCAAAGGAAGAACCTGAGGCTTAGAGGCTGACTTGCTTGAGATCTCATCGCACCGGTAGGGCCAAGCTGGGATCTGAACCCTGGTTGGAAGCCAAAATCCTGCCTGGTCCCTGAGACCATCATATTCTAAAGTAATATAATCTGCATCAATGCATCACACCCTGATCTGGAGCAAGGCATGCTCTGTCAAATATGTTCCCACCCCCACCAAATTTTGTGGGCCTGTGAGGACCCACCCTCTACCTTTCTTAGATCTACACTGAAGAGTCTCATGTTCTTGGTCATCAGAGCAAGAGACAGTCAGTCCCTCCTGTGGAAGATGAGACAAGGCTGGAGGAAGTGAGGCGACTTTCCCAGAAGAACAGGACCAAAGCTGGGCTGAGCCGGGACCTCCTTCCCTGGATTCACATGCCCCACACCTGGAcctttgccttttcctttttgttgtggaattttttttttttttttttttttttttgtgtgtgacacagagtttcgctcttgttgcccaggctggagtgcaatagctcattttcggctcactgcaacctctgtctcccgagttcaagcaattcttctgcctcagcttcccaagtagttgggattacaggtgcccaccactacgcctggcgaattttttcggatttttagtagagatgggattttgccatgttggccagggtggtctccaactctagacctcaggtgatctgctggcctcagcctgttaaagtgctgggattagaggcgtgagctaccgcgcctgccGGCCCCTCTTtttattcttcatctttttttgagacaaggtttctctgtcatgtagcctggagtgcagtggtgtgatcatagctcacttcactCTTGAACTcgtaggctcaggtgatcctcccacctcagcctccttagtagctggtactataggcacacaacaccacgcccagctatatatatatattttttgtttgtttgtttgtttgtttgtttgtttgaggagACTGGTCTGTAACTTCTGGCTTCAAgggattttcccacctcagccacccaaagtgctgggattacggaagtgaaacactgtgcccagcctcacctTGACCTTCTGATCCAACAGAGTCTGGGGCAGCAGGGCCAGGGGCAGGTGTGTCTTCAGGAGCCGTGGGGCCGGTGTGTCTCTCAGAGTCTCCATCCCTGAGCAGTGGGTCAGGGAAGGTCTGGTGAGCTGAAGCCCCAGCCctgtcttcctcccctccccttgcaCCCAGGACATGGTCACACACCTGAGGGAATCCCTGGGACTTTGAACTCAAGGAAGGGCACCCGCATGAAGATGGGAGCTCGGCGACACTTCTCCAGGTCACCACCTTGGTAGATCATGTCCAGAATCTGGCTCACCCAGGTAGTccctggagagggagggagatgggaggTGAGCAGGCTGAGGGCACAACCTCGCTGGCCAAGGTGGGGACTGGCGCCTGGGAGAGGGTGGGTGGCCCTCCTCACCTACCGGACTTGGGGTAGGTGCTGATGAGCAGGTCATCGGGCCGGGCCCGGAAGCTCTGCAGGGGTCCCAGTGCCTCTGCAAAGTACTTGATGAGCGGAACCCCCTTCACATACTCCAGTGGCGGGCGAGAGGTGTCCTGGATCAGCTCCATGTTCCTGTGTCAGGAGCCAGAGCCAGGCCCACTTCCTTTAACACCATCACAACAGCAAGAAAGCGGCATTCTTGCTTTCAGGAAAGTCACTGGGGCCTAGGGAGGCTGAGTGACTTGCCCATGCTCACAAAGCCAGTCAGTGGCGGGGCTGGGGCTGAAACCAGGTCAGCCTCTAATGCGGTGGTTCCCCAGCCTGGCCACACCTTTCATTCACCTGCAGAGCTGTTCAGAATCCCAGGGCCTGGGCCATGGTGCAGACCAGTGAAAGCACCCTCGCGGCGCGGGGCCCAGATAGCAGAGTGTGTGACGGTCTCCAGGAGAGTCCAGCTGCACTGAGGAAGCTCTAGGGCCTGGCTGTGCTGTCTCCCTACCAGCCAGTGCCCTTTGTCTCACCATTTCCTGCTGTGAACCCCCAGCCTCCACCCAGTGGGCTCCTGTCCCCGATGCTCCCCTCCTTGAGTTCCCTGTGCCCCTCACATGTGGAAACCTCCCAGGCTGACCAGGCCTGTGATCCACTTGCTCAGCCAGGGTCCATCCAGGCTCCAGGACAAACGTGGCCCATTGAGCAACTGAGCTGGTACTAGGGGCCAGAGCCTGCTGTGGGAATGAACAAAACTGATGACTCAGCAAGAGGACAGGCCCAGGCAgggtggctcccgcctataatcccagaccCTAGGGAGGGCCGAgactaggagttggagaccaatctgggcagcattgcaagacaccatctctaaaaatctttaaaaaatgttttaaaaaattaaccaggcaggatggtgagtgcctgtagtcctagctactccagagactgaggcactagaatcacttgagcccaggaattaaagGCTGCAGTGGCCAGGAtcccacagcactccagcctgggtgacagcaggaCCTGGCCtccccagaaaaaaaacaaaaaaaaagcaagggaggGGGATTCACGCCGGCCGGGGTTGTCTGAAATGGGATATCCAAGGGAGGGGGATTCACGCCAGCCGGGGTTGTCTGAAATGGGATATCCATGGGGAAAGCGCAGGGATGGGAGAGGCCTCGGCTTCTGGAGTGTTGGAGCCTGAAGCTGAGCAGGGTGAGGGCGCCCTGGGCCATTCCAGTGTGTCACTCACCTGAGCTATCAGGAACCTGGCCTGTGCCCTCCCCGTCCGCAGTGGCTGAGTGTGGGTGCAATGTGGGGAATGCAGGGGTGTTGTCTGTGCTGAGGGTTTCGTAGGTCCAGTGTGGGAGGGATCTGGAGCTAGGGCCGGACTTAGATTTGCTTCCGGAAGGAAGGGGTaggattgggggtgggggagcttcTCCATTACCCTCCTTAGTATGCCAGCTGGAGACAAGCTTAGAGTGATCTCCAAAGCCACGACTGGGTTTGGTGAGTAGAAAACAGAAGAGTGAAAGGGGAAAGGGCCCAATGGTGGGTTTGTttttgtagtttgtttgtttgtttttgagatgtcaCAGGGCTCCTGACCTGCCCCTGCCAGGCAGGCCAACAGACAAGCTTTCTCTGATTGAACCAGGCAAGAGAGGGGAAGGATTGGAAGGGAAAGATGGGATAGGCAGGCCCGGGAAAGGTCACCTACCTGCCGGCTCCAGGCTAGTCCTGAAAGAGCCAGGGGTTCTGGCCCAGTGCAGCCCGCAGGCCCCAGCAGCCCATGCACTCCAGACTCTGACCACAAGGCCAGTCTGGAGTGATGTGTGTGGGCAGAGTGAAGGGGCAGGAGGGGAGCAGAGCATGGATACATAGAACAAGAAAGAACAAATACATAGAACAAGACAATGCAGTCCCACTGGGGGGACTCACAGAACATGGATAGAAGATCCTAGAAGAACAGCAGCCCATGGCAGGTGCTTTTGTTTCCTTGGGTTTGAAGGAGGCTCCACAGACAAGAGAtcagaggaagctgaggcttggaAGCCACAGGGCCCCGTGGAAGGAGGGCATACCCCCATCCTCCTCGTTCTTTGTCCTCACTATTTAAAGTCCAAGGTCAAGCTGGGCACGAGATAGCTAACCAACCCTCTGAGTAAAGGTGAGTCTCCCAAGCCTTCCAAGAAATTTGTGAGTTCAGAAGCAAGCGGGCAGGTGGGAGTGTGGGGGAAGCTGGGGCATGGGGCTTCCAGGCAGAGGAGAAGCTGCTCCCCTGCTAGGGCCACAGGCCCCACCACCCTCCTCTGTGCCCCTGAGGAATCCCCGTGACTGGCAGGTCCTCCAGCTACTAGCTCCGCCCCTGCCATAGCAACCTTCAGGAGGCCCCCTTGACTCAGACTTTGCATTGCACTCCAGTAACAACGGGTCGGACCCACACGGGGTGGCACAGAAAAGAGGCAAGAATGTGAGATTAATAGAGTGGTAGCAAGTGAATAGAAAATCCCAAGCAGCAGTTTCACATGACCAGAAGAAGGAAACTTGAAATAGCTGCATATGCTAAGGACCAATAAGTCCCTGAAAAATAGGATGAGGACCAAGCTGGCTATGACCAACCAGACACAACATGGCGCCGTATTTGATGTAGGTTTCACCTAGGATCTCATTGTACGATCAGTAACATACGAAACCATACACCCGCCAGTGCCAAGATGGCTCCAGGAACACCTGGATTTGGGTGTAAATTGCGGCACCACGGTCTTGAGAAACCTTTACCTTTTCCTGGAATCTTCATGAATATACCCCTCTTTAGTTAAAGAAGCCCATAAAGGTTAGTCCCAAACCTCGTAGGGCATGAGACACTCTCTTGAGGACCCCCACATTCCCCTTCTTGAGTGAGTCCTTTTGCTCTGCAAGAAATCTCCCTACATTCATGACTTTCTGATTTGTCCTGAAATTCCTTCTGGCTACGGTGTCAAGAGCCTggaggaggccaggcgcagtggctcactcctgtaatcccagcactttgggaggttgaggcaggcagatcacctgaagttgggagtttgagaccagcctggccaacatggagaaaccctgtctgaactaaaaatacaatattagccaAGCGCAgcggcacatgcatgtaatctcagctactcaggaggctgaggcaggagaatggcttgaacccgggaggtggaggttgcggtgagccgagattgcgccattgtactccagcctgggcaacaagggtgaaactctgtctcaaaaaaaaaaaaaaaaaaaaaaagcctggacaCTGGCTGAGGTTGATGTCCCACCAGTCTTTGAGGACCTCCCCTAGGCCACCAGTATCCAGTATCTGGAGGGGGTTAGGGACACTGAGGATCAGGTCTCCAGCAGGGCTGTCCAGTGTGCCTGCAGAGGCAAGAAGGTTGGTCACAGGCAGCCCAGGGCAGGGTGTCGGGTAGGAGGCCGGGGCCAAAGCCCACTCACGTCTTCTAATTCTGAGTCTTCTATTTCCTTCGTGCCCATCCGGCACAGCCAGATCAGGTCACCCAAAGCAGTGACATCTCACAGCTAAAAAGGCATGGGGCCAGAGAGAGATACAGAGTCAGGCATCACAAGCCCCCTCCAGGCTCAGCCCTGAATACCAAGATCAGGACTCGGCTGCGCCAGCCTGGATTGCACAACTGAGCACCCTCTTCCCAGAGCTGGACCAGATTGGGGCACGGGGACTGCACTCACCGAGGGGCATTGGCCCTCTAGGGGCAGAAGCTGCCCTGGTTCCTCCTGAAGGAACTCCTCTGAACAGACAGATCACATGGGCTCTTAGCCAGCAGCCAGGGTTGGGGCAACACAAGGGCCCATCTTCATCCCATCCCAGGCAGCAGGCAGGTAAGAgacaaggagggagagggagctgGTGGCAAGCCCCTCCGTGCAGCAGGCACTGTTCCGGGCATCACACAGCTCCATCCGTGAGGAAGGGGTGACTGTTATTTGCATCTTATGGATAAGGAAATGGACGTGGGGGTTTAAAATCCTTGCCCCCTGGGACTAAGCTAGTGAACGTCCTGTGAGCATCAGCAGTGATTGATTGAGTCACAGCCTCACCACTGCAGCCAGACCTGAACTTCCTCACAGCTCAGCAACACCCAGCAGTCACTGAATTTCCCCAGGGCAAGTCCTCTACTCACTCACAATTAGCGGGAGCTCAGTAGAAGGCGCCCATCGTCCATTATTTTATTGACTATTTCTTGGCCATCGTCTCTGTGCTGAACTTTGTTCTACAGCAGTGACAAGAGCTGTCCTCGGGCAGTTTAGTGCAAAGGTTAGGGTGGGAGAGACTAAAGAGAGCAATAAAACACCTAGCAGGTCAGATAGTAAGTATTCAGGAAAAGGAGCGGACGGGGAAGTACTCAAGaggtgcaattttattttatatatttagagactgtttcttgctcttttgcccaggctgtagtgcagtggagcgatcatagctcactgcagcctccaactcctgggctcaagcgatcctcccacctcagtctcccccataactgggactacaggcatatgtcatGGTACCCGCGATCTCAGAGCTGCAATTTTAAATCGGGAGCCAGGGAAGAGCTCCCTGTTCAGGTGGCAGGTTATCAAGACAGAAGGTGTAGAGAAGAACCTTCCAGTCAAAGGAAAAAGGCAAGTCCTGCTGTGCTCAGGAATGGCCATAAATACTATCATCCCCATCTTAGAGACGGGGACAGGGTCGCAAAATTGTCAGGGCGTTTCCTGGTTCCTCAATAGCTGGCTCCAAAGTCCTCTGGAGGATAAGCCGCCCTGCCTGGAGTGGACCTTTCCTGGAGCGCGCGGGCGCGCAGGGCGCACAGGCCTCTTGGACCCCGTGTCCGGCTCAGGCTCAGGCTTGGCGTCAGCAAAGGGACCTGCGCGGCGCCCTGGGGTCGGGGAGGCCAGCGCCAGTGCAGCGCGGCGGGCAGAGGTCCCGGCGGAGGTCGGGGTGCAGCGGGAGCAGGAGGCGCGCCTAGGACGGGGGTGCCAGGCCCACTCCAACCGCGGCAGGGTACGGGGGCGTCAGGGCGGCTCCGGCCACCACGGGGCAGACCCCAAGCCCTCGCCCGCCTGCCGCTGCGCTGTCTCCTTCCTTACCCGAAGGGCGGCCACGGCGGACAGGAAGGCGTGCAGCACGAACATCATCTCCCTGGGGAGGAGAACGGGGGTGTCCCTGTGAGCCCTGCCGCGCCCAACCGCGGGTCCCCTCCAATCCCACCCCAGAGATCGCACAACAGGCAGGGcccaggcctggcacggtggctcattcctgtaatcccaacacattgggaggctgaagccgtcggatcacttgaggttaggagttcgagaacaacctggccaacatggtgaaaccccgtctgtactaaaaatacaaaaatcagccaggcatagtggcacgtgcctgtaattccagctactggaaaggctgaggcaggagaattgcttgaaaggTGGGGCAGGGGgcgtggcggaggttgcagggagccaaatcaggccattgcactcctaGTGAGATGGGGAGGGTCTCTGTGCCAggaggaaggcttcctggaggacgCGGACCCCGCGAGACACAGGCCTGATGAGAGGGAGTGGGCAGGCCTATGACATAGGTGGGGTGTCCAGGGCGGGGACGGGGCCTGTCGCAGAGGAGGAGCATGAAGGGGAGCCAGTGCCCTGGGAATCTCGGAGGTGGAACTCCGGGGAGGAGCTGGCTGGGGCGGAGCTGATGATCCAGGATGCAGGCCAACGTAGGGGTCTTGGTGGGCACgct encodes:
- the LOC105482875 gene encoding sulfotransferase 1A1 isoform X1, which produces MELIQDTSRPPLEYVKGVPLIKYFAEALGPLQSFRARPDDLLISTYPKSGTTWVSQILDMIYQGGDLEKCRRAPIFMRVPFLEFKVPGIPSGMETLRDTPAPRLLKTHLPLALLPQTLLDQKVKVVYVARNAKDVAVSYYHFYHMAKVHPEPGTWDSFLEKFMAGEVSYGSWYQHVQEWWELSHTHPVLYLFYEDMKENPKREIWKILEFVGRSLPEETVDLMVQHTSFKEMKKNPMANYTTIPQELMDHSISPFMRKGMTGDWKTTFTVAQNERFDVDYAEKMAGCSLSFRSELVSISSQEKH
- the LOC105482875 gene encoding sulfotransferase 1A1 isoform X2, which gives rise to MELIQDTSRPPLEYVKGVPLIKYFAEALGPLQSFRARPDDLLISTYPKSGTTWVSQILDMIYQGGDLEKCRRAPIFMRVPFLEFKVPGIPSGMETLRDTPAPRLLKTHLPLALLPQTLLDQKVKVVYVARNAKDVAVSYYHFYHMAKVHPEPGTWDSFLEKFMAGEVSYGSWYQHVQEWWELSHTHPVLYLFYEDMKENPKREIWKILEFVGRSLPEETVDLMVQHTSFKEMKKNPMANYTTIPQELMDHSISPFMRKGMTGDWKTTFTVAQNERFDVDYAEKMAGCSLSFRSEL